Part of the Saccharomyces kudriavzevii IFO 1802 strain IFO1802 genome assembly, chromosome: 8 genome is shown below.
gggaGATTTCcctaaaaacaaagaaattgaaatagCGCAAATTATCGACACGAGTTTAAGGCGAAAAGTAAATGGCCTGCATGACATATCACCGAATttgatgttgatgttgaaacTAAAATCCATCTCATCACAGGGCATAATTACCGGCGATGAGCTCCTATTCCATCATTTCTTGGTCAGtgattcttttcaaaacttaGGACTAAAAGAGGTTTGGAACATTGTTAATTTGGTGCAAATGACATGCTTTAACGACCtttgtaaagaaaaatttgatactAAGGTTTTGGAACGAAAGGGCGTCGTTGCTGGATATTTATCGCAAAACGAAGAATTCAAGGGCGAATTAAATACAGAATGTATCAACTCTGCAACCTGGTGGAATATCCTCGAACGCATTGAGCATAAGCTTTTCGTGTGGATCATGGATATTATAGTAGTGAACAATTCTCAAAGTTATAAAAATAGCCcaatcaatgaaaaagagtTTGCCAACAGAAACTGGGAATATTATCGCTCTAAGAAAGTGGTGACAAACTACAAGATTCTAATATCATTAGCATTAAATGTGTTGATAAACTATCATTTTGGATTTAGTGATTTAAAGAGTCTTTGTAACGTCACTGATCAGAGATTCTGCATTCCCGTATTCATTAATGATGAATTCGTAGACACGGATTCCGTAAACGACATGTTTATCAAGAAATGGGCGCATTATtacaagaaattttgatatTGCCCAACAAATTTGTATCTTCATTCCGCCTACATAcgaaaacgaagaagatcAAAGGAAGGGGCAAAGCAAGCTCCTTAGCATATATTTACTTCTTCACAGCCACCGTTATGTATTATTTTCCCACTATTTTATCAACGTAAGTCTAAGTTTTACACTTGTTTTTTTAATCGTTGCTATGAGTACATACATATACGTCATAAGAAGGAAAAGCCATTCGGGGAAGAATTtttaaggaaaaaaaaacctcgAGATATCTCTCCTAGGGGGCCATCAAGTAAATCGCTCCTGGGTTCAATGAAGTATATAAATGGTGGAAACCTAGAAATTGACGAGAGGTTGCATTAAGATAAGTAAGCAGATACTGCCATATATACCGCAAAGTAAACCGGAATAATCTAAAAATGTCTTCATTAGTTACTTTGAACAATGGCTTGAAAATGCCTCTGGTCGGCCTTGGATGTTGGAAGATCGACAAAAATGCTTGTGCTAATCAAATCTACGAAGCTATCAAATTGGGCTACCGTTTATTCGATGGTGCTTGTGACTACGGCAACGAAAAGGAAGTCGGCGAAGGTATCAGAAAAGCCATTTATGAAGGTCTTGTCACTAGGAAGGATGTATTTGTCGTTTCCAAATTATGGAACAATTTCCATCATCCTGATCACGTCAAATtggctttgaaaaaaacattgaGCGATATGGGACTTGATTACTTAGATCTGtattatattcattttccGATTGCCTTCAAATACATTCCTTTTGAAGAGAAGTACCCACCGGGGTTCTACACGGGTACAGAGGACGAGGAGAAGGGCCACATCACCGAAGCTCATGTTCCAATCATTGATACTTACCGCGCTTTGGAGAAATGCGTTGATGAAGGTCTGATCAAATCTATCGGTATTTCCAACTTCCAGGGGAGCTTGGTTCAAGACTTGTTACGCGGTTGCAGAATCAAGCCTGTAGCTTTACAAATTGAACACCATCCTTACTTGACTCAAGAACATTTGGTGGAATTTTGCAAGTTACATGACATCCAGGTCGTTGCTTATTCCTCCTTTGGCCCTCAATCATTCATTGAGATGGACCTTCAATTGGCAAAGGCCACGCAAACGTTGTTTGAAAACGACGTAATCAAGAAGGTCTCAGAAAACCACACAGGTAGCACCACCTCCCAAGTGCTATTGAGGTGGGCGACCCAAAGAGGTATTGCCGTCATACcaaaatcttccaaaaaggaaagactACTTGGAAATTTGgaaatagaaaagaagttCTCTTTAACAGAGCAAgaactgaagaagatttcaGCTTTAAATGCCAACATCAGGTTTAATGACCCATGGACTTGGTTGGATGGTAAATTCCCAACTTTTGCCTGATTAGTAGAATTCATGTCCAGCGACGACATGGACATACATACCTTACTTCTCATTAGTTTATACATATTTTAATAAGTACTacgattttgaatgaatCGTTGAATGTGCTATGTCCTCTTATGGCGCCGTCCACGCACTTTACTTCCTCTGGTATTTTTGACAATTTGGCCATTTTTTAACAAAGCCCAACCGCAATTGATATtaaaaaggaagagaagGAAGCGATGAGTGAATGACACAGAAAAAGGCATACCAAAGCAGAGGAGTCGCAACggcctttgaaaaactggACAGCTTCAAATATATTCACACAACTGCTATTCTAACTATAACGACAGTGAGACATGAATGACAAGATATCCATTTTGCCTCCTGAACCCATCCAACTACTTGACGAAGACACTACAGAGCCGGAATTCGAAGTTGACTCACAACAAGAGAATGAAGAGCCTACCAGCACGTCAAATAGCAACGGTAGCAATAGCAACGGGAGCGATTGGGGCACCTCAATTATCAGAACAAGACCTAGACGGGGCAGCTCTATCAATGCAAACTTCAGTTTTCAAAAGGCCCACGTCAGTGATTGCACTATAATCAATGGAGACCACGGAACGAAGTTTGCTGTTTGGAGGATTACCGTTTTTCTTGAACCCAACTTGACAGTTTTCTCTgcccaaaaagaaagctatAAAATCCAAACCTATAGACGATACTCAGACTTCGTCAAACTACGGGAAAATTTACTAACGAGAATACAGACAGCTAAGCCCGAAAAACTGCACTTTCTACAGATTCCCCACCTGCCTCCCTCTGTTCAGTGGTACAGCACTTGGAAGTACCAACAAGTAAACCTAAACAAAGATTGGCTAGCCAAAAGACAAAGAGGGCTCGAATACTTTCTCAACCACGTCATTCTCAACAGCGGGCTGGTAGAGATTGCCAAGGATATACTCATCCAGTTCCTAGAGCCCTCGAAAATACTTGCATAACCCATCTGTTCTCTATCTAACGCGCTGCCATTCTCGTCGATCACTGGAGAGCATGTTTAATTCGGGCGCGTTGTCAATTAGTGATTAGTAAAGAATGCATTATTGCACTTACCGCAATGAAAACTTTTTAAGGGATCATCGAGTACTTAAGGGAAGCAAAAGACGGGCTCCATAATTCACAACTTAAGTAAACCATGATAAGACATATAGCACCTTTAAGGAAGCATTCGCTTGAGTCAAGCATACGTGTGCAGTTAAGGATGGTTCATCACAAGGTCACAATCATAGGCTCTGGTCCAGCTGCTCACACCGCAGCCATATATTTGTCAAGAGCAGAGATGAAACCGACATTATACGAAGGAATGATGGCCAACGGTATTGCTGCTGGTGGCCAACTGACGACAACCACGGAAATCGAGAATTTCCCGGGATTTCCGGAGGCGTTGAGTGGCAGTGAGCTGATGGAAAGAATGAGGCAACAATCTGTCAAGTTTGGCACTAACATAATCACAGAGACCATCTCTAAAATCGATTTATCTTCGAAGCCATTCAAGTTATGGACTGAATTTAATGAAGATAAAGTCCCCGTAACCACGGACGCTATAATTTTGGCCACTGGTGCCTCTGCCAAGAGAATGCACTTACCAGGGGAGGAAATATACTGGCAAAAGGGTATCTCTGCTTGTGCTGTATGCGATGGTGCTGTTCCAATCTTTAGAAACAAGCCTTTGGCCGTCATTGGCGGGGGGGATTCTGCGTGCGAAGAGGCTGAATTTTTAACAAAGTATGGATCgaagatatatatattggTAAGGAAGAATCATTTTCGTGCCTCCGTAATAATGCAGAGACGAATCGAGAAAAATGCGAACATCATTGTGTTGTTTAACACAGTCGCATTGGAAGCTAAGGGTGATGGTAAGCTATTGGATATGCTGAGAATCAAGAATACCAAAACTGATGTGGAGAATGATTTAGAAGTGAACGGACTATTTTATGCAATAGGTCATACTCCTGCCACAGATATAGTTAAAGGACAAGTAGACGAACAGGAAACAGGGTACATTAAAACTGTGTCTGGCTCGTCTCTGACCTCAGTGCCAGGTTTTTTTGCGGCAGGAGACGTTCAAGACTCTAGGTATAGACAGGCAGTAACTTCTGCTGGTTCTGGATGTATTGCTGCTTTGGATGCAGAACGGTACTTGAGCGCTCAAGAATAGAACATAGGCCCATCTTTATTTTAATAAGACACTCcttcttatttttactaTTTGAGTTATGGTTATGTAGTTCATTTCTAGTGTGataattgaatttttttcaggatacatgtatatatgtgtgtgtgtgtgtatTGTTACGGCAAAGAGGAGacaaaagaataaagactgaatttgatgaaagaaaGTAAACATTAATTCGTCATCATTTTAAATGTGACTTTTTCAACTGTAAACTTTTAACCTGttcttccagttttttAACTTTACCTTGAATTTCCTCTAAATCACCATTCAATCTAATTCTTTCATTGACAATATTCTGCTCCCATTGTCTGAATCTTTGCTCTTCGGCTTTAACTTGGTCTGTAAAATACTTCTTCAatgcattttcttcttctttgtatTTGGGATTGTGTGATAATTTTCTTGCTGGTGCGATTGCTGGAAGCGTGAAATCTTCCTTTCCATCTCCGGTATTTTCATGACCCTCCAGTCTTAATCTTCTGTATGTTTCGTAATGCATCTCTTGAGTAGTTGAGATCAGATCTAGTAAATAAGTTCTTAGCAACAAGGCTCTTAGCTTACGAAAATCACAATGagaatcattttcaatttctacAAGCCCCCATGGATACTTTCTAGCGACAACTTGAGTACCTTGCCCATTgtcgaattttttttcagacCCCACTATGGCAAATGGCATTGCTTCTATCAATTGTCTTGCATGTTCGATTGCTGCCGAATCTGGGTTAACACCACTTTTCGCATCTTCTTTGGAGTCAACGTCCAACGGAGGTGTAAAAATACGAATTTCTTGTGCCTCTATTACCTGTCTAATCCTAGACTTAAATTGTTGCAATTCTTGAGCGGTCAAAGTATCAGATTTAGCAATAACTGGAATCAAATTGGCTCTGGTAGACAGCCTTTTCATTGTCTCGATATCAATTGGTTTTAAACCGTGTCCAGTGGGCCTGATAAAGTAAAGAACGGCATGGACCCTTAagtcaaattttttggtacGATATGGCTGCTGTTCTTGACGCATGTAAGAATCATGCTGGTCATCAATGAAATCCACCAATGGTTGCCAAGCTTTGTTATTATTCACGTTATCCCCGAAACCTGGAGTATCAACGACGTTAACGCGTAGCTCGaaatgtttttcttctagcAAAGCTCTCGTGATATCAATCTCCACAGTCTTTCTGATGGGCTCTTGACGGTGTTGTTGGCCATCtgctcttttcaaaaccGTTTGAAATAATGTATTGATAAATGTGGTTTTACCCAATCCACTTTCACCACATAGCATAACGGTGAATATGCcaccttcttcattaaCAATTTTGTAGCGTTGGTTAGGGAGATTGGAGATCCCAACGGGAGGAGGAGCAGCGATAGCGGTGGCAGTAGCAGCACTCATTCTTTGATATACACAATAAAGGTCGGTATTTACACTCTTCAGATCACAATACTATGTGTTGCTACACTATTTCATGCCTCTGTCCAGTCAAAACAAACAACGGTGATCTcgagaaaaatttcagattcTTCGGTTTTTCAGCgccttgtttttttttataatcACGATTGctaaaaaagagaaaattaCCATAAGATAAATCTCtataaacaaagaagaaccGTCCATAACTGGTAGTTGTGATTGCTAATCCTGGTACCGCGCCATGTCACACCCACATTCGCATAGTATATACCTGTCCGAAGCGCCCGTCAGGAAACCTCAGGCCATGGGCAATTCCCTTTTGAGGAAGATTCAAAGGGCCTGCAGAATGTCTCTGGCTGAACCAGATTTGGCGTTGAATCTCGACGTTGCTGATTATATCAACGAAAAACAAGGTGCTGCTCCCAGAGATGCTGCCATTGCGCTTGCCAAATTGATTAACAATAGGGAATCGCACGTGGCAATATTCGCGTTATCTTTGTTAGACGTGCTTGTCAAGAATTGTGGATATCCATTCCACTTGCAGATTTCTAGAAAGGAATTCTTGAATGAATTAGTCAAGAGATTTCCAGGCCATCCACCATTGCGTTATTCCAAGATTCAGAGATTAATTTTGACAGCTCTCGAAGAATGGTACCAAACGATTTGTAAGCACTCAAGCTacaaaaatgatatgagttATATCAGAGATATGCACCGCTTATTAAAATACAAGGGTTATGCATTCCCTAAGATAAGTGAGTCCGATTTGGCGGTTTTGAAACCTAGCAACCGATTGAAGACCGCTAGTGAAATTcagaaagaacaagaaatcgCCCAAGCTGCAAAACTGGAGGAATTGATTAGACGTGGTAAACCTGAAGATTTGAGGGAAGCTAacaaattgatgaaaatcaTGGCAGGCTTCAAAGAAGACAATGCCATACAAGCTAAACAAGCCATCTCTAGTGAATTAAACAAATTGAAGCGTAAGGCAGATCTATTGAATGAAATGCTTGAATCAAAAGATTCACAGAATTGGGATAACGAGACTACTCAAGAACTTCATAGTGCACTGAGAGTAGCTCAAccaaaattccaaaagatTATTGAGGAGGAACAGGAGGATGATACTTTGGTGCAAGATCTACTGAAGTTTAACGATACAGTTAATCAattattggaaaaattcagtCTACTGAAAAATGGTGACTCCAACGCAGCCTCACAAATACATCCAAACCACGTTTCTGCTCCATTACAGCAGTCTTCTGGCGCTCTAACTAATGAAATTAACCTAATTGATTTCAATGACCTGGATGAAACACCTTCTCAAGTTAACAATACTAATGGTGCAGGTACCTCAGCGGGAGCAGAAAGTTCTGCTAATGACTTATTATGCGATTTAACAGACCTATCCATCTCAAATACTCCAAGTGCTGCCCAAACATCCTTTGGTCTCGGTGGTGATATTGTGTTGGGGTCCTCTCAGCCTGCGCCTCCAATTACCACTACCAACAGCTCCAATAATACTTTAGACCTTTTGGGACTTGCAAGCCCTCAACAACCAACTAATGGCCAAGCATTAAATGGCAATGGATTCGACTTTTTATCCGGATTAAGCACAACATCAAGCACGACTATGACGCCTGCAAGAACCCTAGTTAGCCAGTCCTCTAACTTGAAGATTGAGTTCACAATTTCTAGAGAGTCCGACTCGGTTATAAGgataaaatcttttttctcaaacTTGAGTTCGTCATCGATTTCTAATTTGGTTTTTCTATTAGCAGTGCCAAAGTCAATGGCCTTGAAATTGCAACCACAATCAGGTAATTTCATGATTGCCAACGCTGAAGATGGTATTACACAAGAGGGAACCATTGAAAATGCCTCAGCTAACCCTTCAAAGACTTTAAAAGTCAAGTGGAAGGTTTCctattttatcaattccACACAATTTGACGAAACTGCTGTGTTTACATTACCTAACGTATAATCCCTTACCGCTTTTTATTgatcctttttttttctttatgtgTATTTCTGAAcaatatatatctatatgTAGACGAACTTGTAGAGATCTTCTCAGCGATACTTTTATCAACTATTTTTACACGTTGTATTCTAACAGGGGACTTGCTGTTTGGAATTTTGAAtagtttgaagaaaaagcgaTCAACAACATAATGTATTCtctttaccatttttgGGAGGCTGAAACCCAGCAAAAAAGGACCTGAAAATGGAGAAAGCTTTCcgtttttatttgaattcCAAggctattttctttcacaaAGGCCTCTCATTGAAATCATCTACCGTCGATGACCCTAAGAGTGGATATGGGCTTTTCATCGATCCTACAAAATTCAGCGGTGAGGAAGTAAACAATGGAACAGTCCAATTGTTACGAATCCCTAAACTTTTCACGTTTGATATCAACACACTGTTGGCCCTCTTAGGAGATGAGGACGAGTTTacttcaaaagaacaatttcaaagaactAACAACAAGATTAAGACGGCTCTTCGTGAAATAATGGAATATCCCGGTTTCAGCAGATTTCTGACAGAAACAAATTTGCTCATCATCTACTTCATGATATTCCAATCTATTTTCAACAGTTATGAGATACCTGGTAGTATCAAGTactatttgaagaatattttgatgaaCAGTGACGTAGAAACTGCTATGGACACCATTGAAGACTTAGCTACAGATTACGGCCATTATCCTCAAATTTTTGGGCTTCAAGAAACATTGAAGTTATTCAAAGACCTTTTTCTAAACCTTCTGAATGTAAATGATATCAAACACCTTTACTCAGCGATAATCTCACGTTGTCTAGAGATACCGGAAAAATCTGGCACCAAAGGGCAAGAATTCACCGTTCATTCCACTTTAGTTCCTGTTTTAGATTTTGCCAATCACGAAAATACTCGAAAAAATGCCTATTTCGATATCGACCCTGCAAATAATGATGTTTTACTCCTACTTAATGCAGATGTGGTTCAAGAGAGGGGTGCAAACTCCGTAGAAGTCTTCATCAGTTACACGCCCACAGATAATTTATTCTCGATGTTACTAACGTATGGATTCGCTCCAGATTTCAAGGGTTATCCACAATTTTGGACCGTATCATTAGACAGAAGCTTTTTAAGAGATTACAACGGGCTAGATTTAAATGCAGAGTTGAGGACCTTTTACAAATGGCTACATGTAAACCCTGTAGTCTCACTAGTTAAACATGAACACAATGGCCAGGTCAGATGGTTTATCAACGACACGACACCAAagtttgatgaaattttgcTTCCATTTATTCCACCCTTGGGAGATGCAAGAATAGCACGCTGGGCATATGATTCTGCCTGTCATTTGATGTTCGCCAAGATGCATTGCCTGGTTAATCCTGAGACAAAAGAACATGCAGCAATGATTGCGGAAAAATACCGCTCTCTCATTCAGGATAGAGAATTGAACGGTGATGATTTTATTAATTTACCGCCTTTGGCGTGGTCGTTACGCTTCAAAGATACAAAAAGCGGTTGCATGTTGCAAAGACATATGAACAGCGAAGAGGCAATTGCTGAACTTCAACGAGAACAAAGACAAGACGCAGCCGAAACCAGGTCTCGATTTGTTGACTTCTTCCGGAGCTTTTTGAAGTACAGGAAATCCCGAATCACTAAACTTACCAGTAACTCAAATGTTACCAGCGCATTGTTTGCCCAAGAGCTGGAGATAATTGATGATTTAGCAACAGCCATTGATAAAAGCTCTactatcttcttcagtgATCTCAATGTTGTGCTCGATGTAGAACCCAGCACGTTCCCTCCTTTAAGGTTTCTTCACGACCACATGGAGATCTCCGAGAAGACAGAGAAGCCAGTCCGCAAATGTGAGGACCCAGCTTCTTATACTTCCGGCGCATTCACGGATTTCTTTGAGGACGAAACGAATCAATACGTCGCCTTCTTTGGAAATGATTAGATAGGTCAAGCTACGGAACTTACCATCTTGTATATAAATATCCTAGTTATCCTTTCTCTAACATGATGAGTGCCAAATACAAAAATCTGACgcgttttcattttctctgGCTTATTCTTCCCGCTTTTTCGCGCTTTTCTCCGTTTGATATACAAAGCAATTATAGCTTATAGAGATCTCTCTAGAGATGTCAAGGTGAACACTTGAGACAAAAGAGCAATCGCCCAGCGTCTGCGGATTGGTATGAAGTGTGTTTTAGTATACGGATTTTGTCTTTTATTTGCTCTTGCCGAAGGCGTGGAAGGTGTCCATTTTTACGCTAAATCTGGGGAGACCAAATGTTTTTATGAGCATTTATCGAAGGGGAACTTACTGATCGGTGATTTGGATTTGTATGCGGAAAAGAATGGTTTGTTTGAAGAGGACTCGGAAGCCAGTATAAGCATAACCGTAGATGAATCGTTCGATAATGACCATCGCGTCCTGAACCAGAAAAACTCACACACTGGGGATTTCACTTTCACTGCCTTGGACACAGGGGAACATAGAGTTTGCTTCACCCCATCTTACAACAAGAAGTCCTCTCCATTGAGAATATTCATAGAACTGGAAATTGGTAATGTCGAAGCTCTCGACAGCAGAAGAAAGCAGGACATGAATTCACTCAAGGGAAGGGTGACGCAGCTGACTCAAAGGTTATCTTCGATTCGTAAGGAGCAAGACACTATTAGAGGTAAGGAGGCGGAATTCAGAAACCGGAGCGAATCCGCCAATAGCAAGATAATGTCGTGGTCTGCACTCCAGTTTCTCGTACTAGTGGGAACCTGCATCTTCCAGCTGCGCTACCTTAAGAATTTCTTCGTTAAACAGAAGGTTGTATAGTAAACATAATGTGTATACTATACTGCCTTATATACACCCTGTATATATCACTCGTTACGAACAGATGCGATGACTCTCCAATGATGAAATATTCTTCAGATGCAATAATGAGTGACAAAAGCAAAGAGCATGGAGCACGTACAAGAAGCCGGATGAGACCTATCATAATGAGCAATAACGAGCTAGAAGGTGTAGCATCTGAACTTGAGGCGCTCAGACTCGAAAATGCGCGTTTGCGGGAGCAGCTGGCCAGTAGAAAAGACAATAAGCAGGATTACCCATTATCTCTGGAGGAATACCAACGCTACGGGAGGCAAATGATTGTCGAGGAAACAGGCGGCGTAGTGGGTCAAGTAAAACTGAAAAACACCAAGGTTTTAGTAGTTGGTGCTGGGGGTCTGGGGTCTCCCGCCTTGCCATACCTAGCAGGCTCTGGTGTGGGTCAGATCGGTATAGTAGATAACGATGTAGTGGAAACTTCCAATTTGCACAGGCAAGTGCTTCATGATTCTAGCAGGGTCGGCATGTTGAAATGCGAGTCCGCCAGACAATCCATTACAAAACTGAACCCACATGTCAGCATTGTCACGTATCCCGTTAGATTGAATTCAACCAATGCATTTGCGATTTTCGAAGGATATGATTATGTATTGGACTGCACTGATTCTCCATTAACCAGATATTTGGTTTCTGATGTAGCTGTAAACCTGGGAATAACAGTGATCTCGGCATCCGGGCTAGGAACAGAGGGCCAGCTAACTATATTGAACTTTAATGGCGTGGGGCCATGTTATAGATGCTTTTATCCGACACCTCCACCCCCAAACGCAGTGACTTCCTGTCAGGAGGGTGGTGTAATAGGCCCATGCATTGGAGTAGTTGGAACGATGATGGCCGTGGAGACTCTGAAACTTATCCTAGGAGTCTATACCAATGAGAACTTCAAACCTTTCTTGGTGCTATATTCCGGCTTCCCACAACAAAGCCTGCGTACTTTTAAAATGAGAGGTAGAAAAGAGAGTTGCCTCTGCTGCGGT
Proteins encoded:
- the GGA2 gene encoding phosphatidylinositol 4-phosphate-binding protein (similar to Saccharomyces cerevisiae GGA1 (YDR358W) and GGA2 (YHR108W); ancestral locus Anc_5.416) translates to MSHPHSHSIYLSEAPVRKPQAMGNSLLRKIQRACRMSLAEPDLALNLDVADYINEKQGAAPRDAAIALAKLINNRESHVAIFALSLLDVLVKNCGYPFHLQISRKEFLNELVKRFPGHPPLRYSKIQRLILTALEEWYQTICKHSSYKNDMSYIRDMHRLLKYKGYAFPKISESDLAVLKPSNRLKTASEIQKEQEIAQAAKLEELIRRGKPEDLREANKLMKIMAGFKEDNAIQAKQAISSELNKLKRKADLLNEMLESKDSQNWDNETTQELHSALRVAQPKFQKIIEEEQEDDTLVQDLLKFNDTVNQLLEKFSLLKNGDSNAASQIHPNHVSAPLQQSSGALTNEINLIDFNDLDETPSQVNNTNGAGTSAGAESSANDLLCDLTDLSISNTPSAAQTSFGLGGDIVLGSSQPAPPITTTNSSNNTLDLLGLASPQQPTNGQALNGNGFDFLSGLSTTSSTTMTPARTLVSQSSNLKIEFTISRESDSVIRIKSFFSNLSSSSISNLVFLLAVPKSMALKLQPQSGNFMIANAEDGITQEGTIENASANPSKTLKVKWKVSYFINSTQFDETAVFTLPNV
- the CTM1 gene encoding cytochrome c lysine N-methyltransferase (similar to Saccharomyces cerevisiae CTM1 (YHR109W); ancestral locus Anc_5.419), giving the protein MEKAFRFYLNSKAIFFHKGLSLKSSTVDDPKSGYGLFIDPTKFSGEEVNNGTVQLLRIPKLFTFDINTLLALLGDEDEFTSKEQFQRTNNKIKTALREIMEYPGFSRFLTETNLLIIYFMIFQSIFNSYEIPGSIKYYLKNILMNSDVETAMDTIEDLATDYGHYPQIFGLQETLKLFKDLFLNLLNVNDIKHLYSAIISRCLEIPEKSGTKGQEFTVHSTLVPVLDFANHENTRKNAYFDIDPANNDVLLLLNADVVQERGANSVEVFISYTPTDNLFSMLLTYGFAPDFKGYPQFWTVSLDRSFLRDYNGLDLNAELRTFYKWLHVNPVVSLVKHEHNGQVRWFINDTTPKFDEILLPFIPPLGDARIARWAYDSACHLMFAKMHCLVNPETKEHAAMIAEKYRSLIQDRELNGDDFINLPPLAWSLRFKDTKSGCMLQRHMNSEEAIAELQREQRQDAAETRSRFVDFFRSFLKYRKSRITKLTSNSNVTSALFAQELEIIDDLATAIDKSSTIFFSDLNVVLDVEPSTFPPLRFLHDHMEISEKTEKPVRKCEDPASYTSGAFTDFFEDETNQYVAFFGND
- the YPT35 gene encoding Ypt35p (similar to Saccharomyces cerevisiae YPT35 (YHR105W); ancestral locus Anc_5.410), with product MNDKISILPPEPIQLLDEDTTEPEFEVDSQQENEEPTSTSNSNGSNSNGSDWGTSIIRTRPRRGSSINANFSFQKAHVSDCTIINGDHGTKFAVWRITVFLEPNLTVFSAQKESYKIQTYRRYSDFVKLRENLLTRIQTAKPEKLHFLQIPHLPPSVQWYSTWKYQQVNLNKDWLAKRQRGLEYFLNHVILNSGLVEIAKDILIQFLEPSKILA
- the GRE3 gene encoding trifunctional aldehyde reductase/xylose reductase/glucose 1-dehydrogenase (NADP(+)) (similar to Saccharomyces cerevisiae GRE3 (YHR104W); ancestral locus Anc_5.409), with translation MSSLVTLNNGLKMPLVGLGCWKIDKNACANQIYEAIKLGYRLFDGACDYGNEKEVGEGIRKAIYEGLVTRKDVFVVSKLWNNFHHPDHVKLALKKTLSDMGLDYLDLYYIHFPIAFKYIPFEEKYPPGFYTGTEDEEKGHITEAHVPIIDTYRALEKCVDEGLIKSIGISNFQGSLVQDLLRGCRIKPVALQIEHHPYLTQEHLVEFCKLHDIQVVAYSSFGPQSFIEMDLQLAKATQTLFENDVIKKVSENHTGSTTSQVLLRWATQRGIAVIPKSSKKERLLGNLEIEKKFSLTEQELKKISALNANIRFNDPWTWLDGKFPTFA
- the TRR2 gene encoding thioredoxin-disulfide reductase TRR2 (similar to Saccharomyces cerevisiae TRR1 (YDR353W) and TRR2 (YHR106W); ancestral locus Anc_5.411): MIRHIAPLRKHSLESSIRVQLRMVHHKVTIIGSGPAAHTAAIYLSRAEMKPTLYEGMMANGIAAGGQLTTTTEIENFPGFPEALSGSELMERMRQQSVKFGTNIITETISKIDLSSKPFKLWTEFNEDKVPVTTDAIILATGASAKRMHLPGEEIYWQKGISACAVCDGAVPIFRNKPLAVIGGGDSACEEAEFLTKYGSKIYILVRKNHFRASVIMQRRIEKNANIIVLFNTVALEAKGDGKLLDMLRIKNTKTDVENDLEVNGLFYAIGHTPATDIVKGQVDEQETGYIKTVSGSSLTSVPGFFAAGDVQDSRYRQAVTSAGSGCIAALDAERYLSAQE
- the CDC12 gene encoding septin CDC12 (similar to Saccharomyces cerevisiae CDC12 (YHR107C); ancestral locus Anc_5.412), whose translation is MSAATATAIAAPPPVGISNLPNQRYKIVNEEGGIFTVMLCGESGLGKTTFINTLFQTVLKRADGQQHRQEPIRKTVEIDITRALLEEKHFELRVNVVDTPGFGDNVNNNKAWQPLVDFIDDQHDSYMRQEQQPYRTKKFDLRVHAVLYFIRPTGHGLKPIDIETMKRLSTRANLIPVIAKSDTLTAQELQQFKSRIRQVIEAQEIRIFTPPLDVDSKEDAKSGVNPDSAAIEHARQLIEAMPFAIVGSEKKFDNGQGTQVVARKYPWGLVEIENDSHCDFRKLRALLLRTYLLDLISTTQEMHYETYRRLRLEGHENTGDGKEDFTLPAIAPARKLSHNPKYKEEENALKKYFTDQVKAEEQRFRQWEQNIVNERIRLNGDLEEIQGKVKKLEEQVKSLQLKKSHLK
- the ERP5 gene encoding Erp5p (similar to Saccharomyces cerevisiae ERP5 (YHR110W); ancestral locus Anc_5.420), which translates into the protein MKCVLVYGFCLLFALAEGVEGVHFYAKSGETKCFYEHLSKGNLLIGDLDLYAEKNGLFEEDSEASISITVDESFDNDHRVLNQKNSHTGDFTFTALDTGEHRVCFTPSYNKKSSPLRIFIELEIGNVEALDSRRKQDMNSLKGRVTQLTQRLSSIRKEQDTIRGKEAEFRNRSESANSKIMSWSALQFLVLVGTCIFQLRYLKNFFVKQKVV